The following nucleotide sequence is from Pochonia chlamydosporia 170 chromosome 4, whole genome shotgun sequence.
GGCCTCTACATCAACATCACGCTAGTAGACTATGTACGCAACATTATTAACCTCAACCGAGTTGATAGCCAATGGACACTGGATCCGCGACAAGAGATGGGGGTTGCCAAAGGCACTTCCAAAGGCTCGGAAAGTGGCGTCGGGAATGTCGTCTCGGCCGAGTTCAACCTTTGCTACCGCTGGCACTCTTGCATTTCCGAGATGGACGACAAATGGATCCAAGACTTTTATGCCCAGCTTTTGGGTGACAATCCCGGCGAGTTGAATCTACAAACTCTGATTAAAGCTGTCAAAAGATTTGAGATGTCTATTCCAGAAGATCCTGCGGAGCGTACCTTTGGAGGGTTCACCCGTGGTGCTGATGGATGCTTCAACGATGACGAGCTGGTCAATGCCATCTCTACAGCGATTGAACAACCTGGTGGTGCCTTTGGAGCACAGAATGTGCCTCGCACCATGAAGCCGGTTGAGATGTTGGGTATCATTCGTGGCCGCAAGTGGAATCTCTCGGGTCTGAATGAGTTCCGCAAGCACTTTGGACTGAAGCCATACGACACATTTGAAGAGATTAATTCCGACCCTGGTGTTGCGGATGCTCTTCGAAATCTGTACCAGCACCCCGACCATGTTGAATTGTACCCGGGTATCGTggctgaagaaggcaagaCTCCCATGGTTCCTGGTGTGGGAATTGCTCCCACCTATACCATCTCCAGAGTGGTGCTTTCTGATGCTGTCTCTCTGGTCCGTGGAGACAGACACTATACAACAGACTATCATCCTGGCTACTTGACCCAATGGGGATTCAATGAGGCAAACTACGACTTTGACATCAACCATGGGTGCGTTTTCTACAAGCTGTTCATTCGTGCGTTCCCCAACCACTTCAGATACAATTCGGTCTACGCACACTATCCAATGGTCACGCCACCTGAGAACCGCAAAATTCTCACAAATATCAAGCGCGTGGATCGCTTCGACTTTAGCAGACCTACGCACACCGGTCCTCGAATAAACATTACCTCATACGGTGCGGCCAAGCACATCCTCACAAACCAGGACAAATACAAGGTTGTATATGAGGAGGGCTTCCGATACCTATTCGGGTCAGTTGGCAGCAAGTTTATGCTCTCTGGCGATGAGCCTGCTCACGCAGAGCAGCGTAAGCTTATGCAATCCCTGTTGTACAAAGATGGTTGGAAGGCATCTATGAAGAATTTCTATGCCTCGATTGCAAAGAGACTTTTTGCTGAGAAGTCTTACAAGATTGCTGGCAAGACACAAGTCGACCTCATTCGTGATATTGGCAACCGAGCTCACACGCACTTTGCTGCAAGATTGCTCAACCTGCCACTGAAGTCGAGCGAGAACCCCAAGGGCGTCTTTTCAGAGCAAGAGCTGTACAATATTCTAGCAATCATTTTTGTTTGCACCTTTTCTGACATTGACCCTGTCGAATCGTTCGCTGTGCGACAGAAGGCCAAGGAATTGACTCAACAACTGGGTCAGGTTGTTGAGACTAATGTCAAGTTGACCAAGTCTCTGGGACTTCGTGGCCTTTATACTGGCCCTGCCCCCAAGAATGATCTTCTCTCTCAGTATGgtgtcaatcttgtcaagGCGCTGGCAAAGACAGGACTCAGCGCACACGATATTGCATGGAGTCAGATTCTACCCCTTGCGGCAGGTATGGTGCCTAACCAGGCCATGGTGGTAAGTTGATGCCGATAACTAAGCCGGTTCCTTTCAAGTTGAATACTAATCCATGGGCCATGTAGTTTGCCCAAGCCGTCGATTGGTACCTCTCTCCAGAAGGCCAAGTACACATCCCCGAAATCCAACGCCTGGCGCTCGCCGAACCGAATGAAGCAAATGAtgccctcctcctcggctaTGCCATGGAAGGTGTCCGGCTAGCTGGTGCGTTTGGCACCTACCGCCAGGCTGCTACCGCCGACGCCATCAAGGAAGACGACGGGCGGGAGATCCGAATCGAAGCCGGTGACCGTATCTTTGTGTCGCTCGTCTCGGCGGCCCGTGAGGAAGCCTACTTCCCTGAAGCAAGTACCGTCAACCCACGACGACCGATCGAGTCCTACATCCACTACGGCGCAGGACCACATGCGTGCCTGGGCAAGGAGATCAGCCAGGTGGCATTGGTAGAATTGTTCCGCGCACTGTTTAGGAAGAAGGGGTTAAAGAGAGTTCCTGGCGCGCTCGGCGAGCTGAAGAAGGTTCCTGGACCGGATGGCTTCTTCGTATACATGACGGAGGATTGGGGCGGCGTCTCGCCATTCCCCACGAGTATGAAGATAACTTGGGATAATGAGTAGGCGACGCGACTAGAATTCCTGGCTGGGTTGTTTGATTGAGATTTATTATATACCAAATTGTGTAGGGTCAATTTATTAATAAAGTATGTCACGAATATGTTGATATGGTTAAGACGAGCTTGACGTTCCTTTCTGGGCGCAGGAATAGCACAActccaacatttgaactctGACCTGCCCAGCAGTTTCTCTGTACATTTGCTCAGAAGGTGCATGGAATAACTAAACATAAAATACGAACCCCGCAATGACCTGCAAGCTCGCTTGAAACCATGTAAGCACTATGCCTACTTTATTATGATGCAGCCAACTACCATTATGGGATTGGCCGATATGGTATGCGAAACAAGACAACACGACCAACATCTCGTATTTGGCCAGTCTGGCCCATAGTGTGCCTGGTAAGGCGTGCCTGCAATGTGAGGGAAGGAAGACACGCGAGGTACTTAACTCAGATGCGTCTGCAATTTTCTAACTAAACAACGAAATATAAACGCCACTGAAACAACAACATGATTATGTTGACTTTGATTCCCCGCCATCCATTTGTCGAATTGTGCCTTGCAAGGACAAGTGATTCCTGAGCGGATTGGTGACGCGAAGTTGTCGGCGTTGACTCTCAAAATGGACACGTTGATAGGAAACCAACTCTGCAATGTCACATTTGCACCATCCGTCATTACACTTCCCGCGTCAATAGGCTTGTTGCTCTTGGCACCTGTGAGGATTTTTCAGCTTCGAAATGAGTCGGTCAAAGTGTCCTTTGGCAAACTGGCGTATGCCAAACTGGTGAGTTTTTCACCAATTGGAACTTGGAAAGCTCAGATGAGTTGATGATATACAGACATTTTCGTCATTTCTGGTGCTTTTGAAACTAGCACAGCTTGTTGTTACTGTCTGGACAGGTTTCCAAAGGCGGGTTGAGTTGCTTAGCCTCTGTGCATCCTTGATCGCGAGTGTCCTGCTCGTGCGGCTATCTCTCGCGGAGCATAGACAGTCAATAAATccatcgaccttgacggcAGTCTATTTATTGGTAGTGCTGTGTGGTAATATGATtgctggcagccaagaactTGTATCGTCTCAGCGCTTCAACAGTCGCATTCTCTCCAAGGCGTTATGGTGTGCTGAGGTCTTAACTCAGCTGGTCCTTTTGGTCCTTGAGTCCCAGAACAAAGTCAAGGCTACACTCTCCCCTTACAAAAGCACTCCGCctgaagatgctgctggAATGTTTAGCCGAACGTTCTGGTGGTGGCTTATGGATTTGCTGGCGGCAGGAAAGCACAGCAACTTGAGAATAAGTGACACCCCACGACTGAGTGAATCGCTGCAGCCGAGACTTGCGCGAACGGGTATACTACAAGCATGGAATAAGAGAGGTGCGTAGAGATTCCGTTGGAAGCATCACCTTTGCTGACATGACTGTGTAGCTAAGTCTGACGATGGTTATGTACTACTAAAGGTAGTGGCAGGCAGTTTGACCAAGCCACTGTTGTCGCCAATCATCCCACGAGTTTTCGTGACAATATTTCGATGCAGTCAGCCGATCATCATAGCCCGTGCGATCACATTCGTGACGAATAATCAGGATGGTGACATAGACTCATGCGAAGCGTTCAAGATATTCTTTGCTGCAGTGACTGTATATTTTGGACTTGCTGTAAGTGCTGTCCATTTATGTATCGACATCTGCTAACTGACGAACACAGATATCGAATTCGATGTATGTACATCGGCTGAACAGACTCGAAGTGCTTATACGAGCCTCCCTTGTGAACCTTGTTTACGAAAAGTCACTGAACCTCAGCCACGATGGGGCCGACGCCGGTCGAGTGGTCACGATTATGAGCACAGATATCGACAGTGTGACTGATATGGGCAGACTTCTTCATGCAAGCTGGGGCCAGCTCTTTGAACTTGTGGgtggtttggtgttgttggcaaaagaggTAGGCTGGCTGTTTCCAGTGCCGGTGGTTACCATCTTTAGTGAGTACTAAACAAAACTTTCGACTGTATAAATTACGGGAGTCTAACGTTTTCTTGTGAAGTTGCCTCTCGAATGAGTCGTTTCGTTGCCCAGAACGTACGTTCTCGAACCAAGACTTGGAATGACGCCACGCAAGCTAGAATATCGACACTGAGCTCTATCCTCGGATCAATGCGTGGCGTGAAAGCAATGGGTCTATCTGATGCTATCAAAAAGCACGTAGAGAACTTACGTGGAAAAGAGATTGATGGCTCCAAGCACGTTAGATGGATGCAGGTGGCTTACAATGCAAGTGGTAAGTTTGCCTCGACAACGTGTGTGTCTAGAGAATTGCGCTAATACGCACAagcaaatgccaatggcatCTTTACTCCTGTCATTACTGTCGTGTTGTATGCGatcttggctgcctcgagAGGCGTGCCTCTTGACACCAAGACGGCCTTTACCACTGTAGCAATTCTGCTTCTGGTAACGCACCCGGCGAATATGATCATGACAATTGTACCTAGAGTTATTGGCTCTTTGGGAAATGTTGATCGAATTCAGTCGTTTTTGCTTGAGTCACCACGGGTTGACTCTAGGAAGATTATTCATGATGACAATTATCCTACTGAACGAGAGATTGAGACTGGCATACGTCTTGACGATGTGACGATCAGATTTAGTAAGAAGGCTGCTCCAACACTCAGCAATATCGATTTGGATCTTCCCAAACACTCTATTACGATATGCGGCGGCCCTACTGGATGTGGGAAAACCACACTGGCCAAAGCAATATTGGGCGAAGTCTCTCCGACACAAGGTGTGGTAACAGTCTCTTCGTCGCGTATTGCGTATTGCGACCAGCGGGCTTGGGTTCCAACTGGCACCATTCGACAAATTATTTGTGCTTTTGCAGACGTAGTGGATGAGAAACTGTACAAAGAGGCGTTGAGAATCTGCTGTCTTGATCATGATCTTCAAAGGCTGCCTGATGGGAATGAGACTGTAGTTGGAAGCAGGGGGTTTAACCTCTCTGgaggtcaaaggcaacgaCTGGTAAGGCTGAGGTGGCCTTTAAACTAAGACGATGATTATTGACCTTGACTAGGCTTTGGCTCGCATGGTGTACTCTGGAGCGAGTATTGCCATACTAGATGATCCGTTTAGCGCTCTGGACGGAACAACTGAGAGCAAAGTAGTCAAGAACTTGCTAGGTAGAGAAGGGTGGTTTCGAAAGGCGAAAGTGACTACTTTTCTTATCACCAACGCAGGTTAGTGGCCCGATTCCTGACTATGCAAGTCCCTGAACATTCCTAATTCAGTGAGAGCAGCGCAGCACTTTCAATATGCGGATCGAGTTGTTCTTCTGAACAATTCGCGAGTTGCCATGCAGGGCGACTGGAGGACCCTGAAGAATCATTCTTCAGAGATGCAAAAGTTTAGTTTCCAAGAAACCGACTCCCCAAATGTTGAATCAAAGAGCAAGGTTGTGAATGGCACCTCGAAGCAAGCCGAGAAGGACGCAGAACAAGATTTGGGTCGCCGCGTTGGAGACTTGTCCCTCTATAGTGAGTTTATACCACCATGGGTAAGGCACATGCTGACATTTGCATCTTTTAGGTTACTACATCCGGTCTGTCGGGATCTGGAACTTCTTACTGCTGGTAGCATGCACTGCTTTATTCACCCTCAACATTTTTACTACTTACTGGTTTAAGTTGTGGACGGAGAGTGATGGAAACCACACGCTCTACTACATTTCGGGATATGTTTTGTTGACATTCATTGCTTGGGCTGCTACTAGCGCGAACTTATGGTGAATAAGGGATGGCAATTGCGTGATATAAGTCATTTCTGACAGCCTTACAGGAGCACTTATATTCTTCTGGCGCCAAGATCGGGACGATTGCTCCATCAATCACTGCTAGAAACGACTATTGCGTGAGTGCACACTGACATATTACCTCATATGCAACAACTAATTCAGAAAAGAGCACCACTACAGTACTTTTCTTCTACGGATGTGGGAGTTATTCTAAACAGGTATTCCACGCAAAACTTGTGGGAGTCAATGCTTCTGCTAACTGCAACCAGATTCAGCAAAGATATCTCGCTTGTAGACAGACAACTCCCTTCCGCATTGTCGGCTCTGTGTGCTCGTAGGTATTGCAAAATTTCAATAAGCTGAATAATGTCCTAACGATGCTTAGAAATCTTCAAAATGCTGCTTCAGATCATACTCCTGGCTCAGGTTCAACGTCCCCTGCTGGCCGCCCTCCCAGTTTGCACACTGGTAGTGTATTTAGTGCAGAAAGTATACCTGCGAACGTCCCGTCAACTTCGTGTTTTGGAGCTAGAATCCCACTCTTCTCTGAATTCCTGGTTTCTTGAAACCGTATGTTGCTGATAACAGGTTATCCGCAAGAGTTACTGACGTTTTGTAGACCGAGGGTCTGCTCTCGATTCGAGCATTCAACTGGATCAAACCCGCGACAGATAAAAACCTCGAGAATCTTGAAACGTCTATCAGGCCTGCCTATTCACTCGCTTCGCTGCAATGTTGGCTCAGCCTTATGCTTGATCTTATCGTCAGCTGCATTGCTGTGGGCATAATTTTCATTGCAGCGGCGTGGAGGAGCGAAACGTCCCCTGGGAATATTGGTGTCTCTCTGAACCTGATTCTTATAGCTAATACGACACTCCAAAGACTTGTTGAATCATTTACGCAGCTTGAAGTTTCTCTTGGGGCTATTGCTCGACTTAAAGAAGTTGAGATGACGACACCGAAGGAGGACAAGGCAGGCGAGGATCAAGTCCCGGAGTCGTCTTGGCCAGAAACAGGTCGCTTGACATTGAGTAAATTTAGTGCGGGATACGGGTATGCTTGTGGATTACACCAAACAAACAATATGAAGGACCATACTGAAATTTCCCAGTGACGGGCATATGGTTCTGAAAGATCTTAATCTGACCGTTGAAGAAGGTAGAAAACTCGTGATCTGCGGTCGCACTGGCAGGTATGATGTCCATATATCTGAGGAGTATCCGCTTGCTGATAATGTCACAGTGGGAAGACTACTATTGTTTTGGGGCTTCTGCGTCTCATAGAAAGCTCCGGAAGTGTCGAGATTGATCAACACCCACTGTCCCGAATTCCTCGAAACCTAGTCAGAAGTCGGGCCTTCATCACAGTCCCACAAGAACCCTTCTTCCTACCTGATGCGTCCCTCCGCTTCAACTTGGACCCGGACGGTCTAGCTTCAGAGGAAATGCTTCGTGGCGCTCTTCAAAACGTGGGAATCTGGGATGCCGTGTGCGGTATAAGTCGCGGCATCGAATTGGATCCTCTTTCTCAGCCTGTTTCGAACCTACAGGCACTGTCTGTTGGCCAACTTCAACTCGTATCTATGGCAAGCGCCGTATTAAAGAAGAATATACTGAGCCAAGGGTTGGAATATGCCGACTTTGGGAGTGACACGCTGTCTCCGAAACCTATACTCCTTTTGGATGAAGCAACCTCGTCTTTGGATACCACCACAGAAGAGGTTATTTACAACATAATCGAGAATGAGTTTGTTGCATGCGGTTATACAGTTGTTATTGTTGCGCATAGAATAAGTGTTTTGGCAAAGACTATGCGTCCTGGAAAGGACAAGGTGGCGTGGTTGCAGGATGGGCGAGTTGTCAAGGTCGGAGATTACGACGAGATTGCTCAGCTTGCGACTTCGGGTGTAGGGGATGAGGAATAAGCAAAATATCTAGATAAACATGTACAGATCCAAACGACCGAACCACCCTTGATTAAGTTGATGTATCGAGCTGGCGTTATGAGAGCATGAGGAATTGCCGAGAGCTGACTTATTACATCTCACCGAGCACATCGAGAGCCTACCAACAGGACAATTCTCATGTATTTCAAGCAAAAGTAGACAGAGTTGGTGAACGTCTCAAATAAATCTCCGCAAAGACGGAAACATATCCAGACAGAACTTCGCCACCCCAAACGACCCATATACATTAACAgctccaacaacaacagtCATAACAGAAGGTCCAAGCCATCTCCACACAGAATTAGTAGCCAGGGCATCATTATTCCCTCCATAACCCAAGAATCGATCAAAAGCTATTTCAGGAAGAATGCTGACAAGCATGTGCACGAGAAACGCACCGTACGAGTATTTGGCCTGAAAGAGACTGGAGCTTGCGGGCTTGTTATACCAAGCGGCGAAATACTTGACAAACGCAGGGCAGAGAAGTACGAAAGAAAACTCATTCCAGAAGGCATAGATGACGGCGGGATAGTTCCATCCTCCGCTGACGTCAGTAAGCGAATTGGCAACCCAGTTTTCGGCGGTGTCGCGGAATAAGTATGGTAGCCAGACTAGTGGTAATGTTGTGAGAGATACAAGTGTagcggtgatgatggagcgAGTAGAGCTGTCGGACTTGTTATGTAGTGAGCCGCCAGACTCGGTGTCCGTCTCCTCTTGATCTGTGTCATCCAGTGTGAACGGACTGATGAAAGAGGTACCGTATCTCCATGAAGCGTGTCCCATGGTGTATGCCAATACATATTGCGCACCGTGAGCTGGTTGTAGTGCTGTGATTGGCAAGTTTGTCCCGACAGGATAGTACAGCCGGACAAAGAAGCTGACAACGGCAGCTCCAATCCATCCATAATTGGCGAGCAACGTGTACCAAGAGGGGGGTTTTGGACTGCTGTTTTCGAATATCTGCGTTTCGGTCTTTTCATCCGCCGTGCTTGGAGTTTCAACTGCCGGGGCGACAAACGCAGTTATAGCATCCATCAATAATAAGTTGGTTGTGTACCAAACTGGCCCGCGGACGCTACGCATCGTCGAGAAATACCCAGCAAGTTGCCCTGAAATAGAGGAATAAGTCCATTCCTTAAGAGGAATGAGACTAATAAAAGGTTGAACCAGGAAAGAGTACACAACAGCGACGAGCCCCAACCTCAGCACCTTGCTCTTCATGAAAGACCATCTTGTTCGATTGGGGTCTCGGTCTATACGCTCAAGCGACTGAGCCGACATGCGTCCAGATATCCAAAAGAAGAGGCCCATGAAGAATGATTGATTGAAAGCAGCTGAGATGGTTAGAGGAATTTCCGCTCCCGGAAATGCCAGTCTGGTTATTGTCGATTTGAACGGCGTTCCTCCTGGCGCTCCATATGCGACGGCGGTGTGGTGAACGACCACAAGGCCGGTTAGAAAGGTTCGTAGATTGTCGAAGTCATGGCGACGGAGGGAGATTATGTTGTTTGAAGTGGCACTCATGATGGTTTATGAAGTTCAGTCTTCATTGCGTTGACGTTATGTTTTGTTTGCCCCTCGTGAAAATTGAGCTTATGGAAGAGATTCAGGATCGGTCAGCCACATAACTGGAAAAGGTACCCGTTGAATCTGACTTCGGGCCGAACAGCCGCCTGGTTATTTATAGAATTGTTAGAGTTTCAGGAATCATGATTACGGTTCTTGTTACCGTTTCCGCAAAGAATGCGGCAACCGACGTGTTGAATTGGATACTCTTGTTTATTTGCACATCAATACAAAACCAGTGTTTAAGCCGGTTTCAATCTCAAAGCAGTCATCCCAGATACCATCGTCACTTCAACCTCCCTATTGCGACACGATGAAAGCATCGTCAACGTAAAGTGTCGAACCCCCAGCTGTTATCACCACGTCGTTGTTTCCACCCTGGTCAACCGCCTTCACAGACTTTCCATCCAAtacagccttggcctttcCATGGTCATCAATGATAACCTCCAAAATATGCCAGTACCCAACATGCGCTGCAACGATGCCATCCAAAGTCACGACGTACTTGCCGACCTGAACCGTTGCCGCCCGTCCACTAACCGCAGTGAATAGTAACCCTACATCAAACCGGACACCAGTAGCAGAAGCTTGATAAGAACGCGTCAATCGACCACCCGCATCAATTCGACCCGACTTTCCCAAATCTCCCGCAGGATCAGGCACAACGGAAACCTGACCGGTGGTGGTCCATCCTTCGGTGGTGCCTTGGTCGAAATTGCTAATCCACTGAGGTGTTTGAGTAGCCTTGCCGCTGTAAAAGCCCAggtttttgttcttgttcgtAGGGTTGCCAAAGAAGTCTCTTGATATGTCGCCGTCCACAGCTACGGCAGAGTTCAGAGCAGGCGAGCCACCAAGCAAGAGATAGGCGTTCGGATCCTTCAACCCTGGTGCTGCGAGAAACGGGTCGCTCGTGCTGGTATTAGTGGCGCCGGGATATGAGTTAATGGCGCCGCGCATAATGTTGTTGTCGATTTTGAATAGAGAACTGTCGAGCTGCCATGTACCCTTTCCAGAGCCAAATTTTTGtatgatgttgttggtgaagagCACATCTAGCTTCAGATTCTGCTTCAGTGGAGCGTGGAcaatgttggagttgatTCCATCGCCAATTACAATGGTATTCTTGTAAAACTTGCCCCCAACGAGATTACCAGAACACACTTGGATTACTCGTGCCCGATCATTTACTGACAGGTTGTAGCGGATAGTGAAATTGGTAGTTGGTTTGTCGTACGGGCATAAGAGGAAAAATCCTCCTTCGTTGTCGTGAGATACATTATACTCATATACAGTTCCAGACGAGGAGTGGTCCACGTCGTAAGACATACCTGTGGTGAGTTTAGTACGTCGAGACCTAGATCAAGCCTTGCCACCAGGAAAAGGAATCCTACAAAGACTTACCATCGTTTGTAGTTTTGCCTCCCGAAACAGTGTTATATCGAAACAAAGTGCCGTCCGCATTTGCCGTCCAAAAGCCCGCACTAACACCACCATTGTTGAGATTGAACACATGAAGACGGTTATGCTCTACCACGGCATCAGTATTGCCGTGAACTACAATTCCATCTCCACCAATATTGAACAAGCGGTTGTTGCGGACCCTCAAACCCGTCGATGCCTGCCAGTTCTGAAAACATAGCTTACGCCAAAatgcggccatggcatctcTGCGGCACCAATTCGACCAAGTGTAGATTCCTTGACGGCTCACATCCCGAAGGATGTTGTCTTCAATGAGTGTATCACGAAAATATGTAGGCGTGTTGTTgccagcagcttcaatgATGATGCCCCCCGAAGCGCCGGAATACTTGCCAACAGCCCGATCACCACCACTGGTAGACGGCATGCGGCCCTGTACATCGTGGATATACAGCCGTCGTATTGTGAGGCCCTTGACTTCGCCCGAGTCCTGGGCATAGACGTAAACACCTCGGCGTGCCGTCTTATTGCTTCCTGGGTTGGTAATTTCCAAATCCTGGAGTGTGACGTATGAAGTTCCTTGCACCAAGACACTATTGAGATCACTGGGTTTGGCAGTAATAATTGGCAAAGGAAACTTCGCATCGCCATATGAACCGATAGTGATTGGGGCACTCTGCGAACCGCTGCTCTTGACTGTCAAGGTCTCGTTGAAGTGTGTGCCTCTTTTGAGGAGAACATTATCCCCAGGTTTGAGAGACAACTTGTCGAGTTCTGCCAGAGTATTGAAAGGCGATGACTGCTGACCATTGCCGTTATTGGCAGCAGAGCCGTCAAAGTAATAGTTTGATGCCGCAATGCGAGATGGAAAAGCTGCTGCCAGCAAGAACGTCCAAAGAAGAGGCTTCATTGTGAACCAACTCGATAGATTTGCTTCTCCGGCTACAACCATGAGGAACTGGAGAGACATCCAATCCATTCATGATGAAAGCAGTCGAGTCGCACATCTTAAATGCTcatgtcaatgccattgagTTTGACAACCACGTGGACAAGTTGGATCAACCCCGCCAATTCTAGTCAATTGACCTGCCTGATGGATTATACCTTCGCTTGGATCCGAAAGCTCAGCCCAATAATATGAGTTTCGTGACATTTCTATCCACTTTTGATGTTCTCGCGTAAATACGGGGGGAAACTACGCAATGCTTGGCCCTTGGAGGCGATGGGGCCG
It contains:
- a CDS encoding right handed beta helix region domain-containing protein, which produces MKPLLWTFLLAAAFPSRIAASNYYFDGSAANNGNGQQSSPFNTLAELDKLSLKPGDNVLLKRGTHFNETLTVKSSGSQSAPITIGSYGDAKFPLPIITAKPSDLNSVLVQGTSYVTLQDLEITNPGSNKTARRGVYVYAQDSGEVKGLTIRRLYIHDVQGRMPSTSGGDRAVGKYSGASGGIIIEAAGNNTPTYFRDTLIEDNILRDVSRQGIYTWSNWCRRDAMAAFWRKLCFQNWQASTGLRVRNNRLFNIGGDGIVVHGNTDAVVEHNRLHVFNLNNGGVSAGFWTANADGTLFRYNTVSGGKTTNDGMSYDVDHSSSGTVYEYNVSHDNEGGFFLLCPYDKPTTNFTIRYNLSVNDRARVIQVCSGNLVGGKFYKNTIVIGDGINSNIVHAPLKQNLKLDVLFTNNIIQKFGSGKGTWQLDSSLFKIDNNIMRGAINSYPGATNTSTSDPFLAAPGLKDPNAYLLLGGSPALNSAVAVDGDISRDFFGNPTNKNKNLGFYSGKATQTPQWISNFDQGTTEGWTTTGQVSVVPDPAGDLGKSGRIDAGGRLTRSYQASATGVRFDVGLLFTAVSGRAATVQVGKYVVTLDGIVAAHVGYWHILEVIIDDHGKAKAVLDGKSVKAVDQGGNNDVVITAGGSTLYVDDAFIVSQ